The Lujinxingia litoralis genome has a window encoding:
- a CDS encoding AAA family ATPase: MASEASAPDASVQAQVDAFQKDTRRVREEVGKMIVGQREIIDGVIQVMLAGGNVLLEGVPGLGKTMLVRTLSEALGLNFSRIQFTPDLMPTDIVGATIIVEDENRQKHFKFERGPIFSNIVLADEVNRATPKTQSAMLEAMQERSVTVGKETYRLDDPFFVLATQNPLEMEGTYPLPEAQLDRFLFKLVVQFPDLEELHTIMERTTQVEKPQVTPVLDKARLLEMKRFAREVPVARHVQDYALRILQGTHPEHPGAPAITRQYVRFGSSPRGAQAIMTTARVRALIDGRFNVSCEDVRQSARNALRHRVILNFEGEAEGIAADTIVEQIIEATPEAS, encoded by the coding sequence ATGGCCAGTGAAGCATCTGCCCCCGACGCCTCGGTCCAGGCCCAGGTCGACGCCTTTCAAAAGGACACCCGCCGCGTTCGCGAAGAAGTCGGCAAAATGATCGTCGGGCAACGCGAGATCATCGACGGCGTCATCCAGGTCATGCTCGCCGGCGGCAACGTCCTGCTGGAGGGCGTGCCCGGGCTGGGCAAAACCATGCTCGTGCGCACCCTCTCGGAGGCGCTGGGGCTGAACTTCTCGCGGATTCAGTTCACGCCCGACCTGATGCCCACCGATATCGTCGGCGCCACCATCATCGTCGAGGATGAGAACCGCCAGAAGCACTTCAAATTTGAGCGGGGACCGATCTTCTCCAACATCGTGCTCGCCGACGAAGTCAACCGCGCCACACCCAAGACGCAGTCGGCGATGCTGGAGGCGATGCAGGAGCGCAGCGTCACCGTCGGCAAGGAAACCTACCGCCTGGACGATCCCTTCTTTGTGCTCGCTACCCAAAACCCGCTGGAGATGGAAGGCACCTACCCGCTGCCGGAAGCCCAGCTCGACCGTTTCCTGTTTAAGCTCGTAGTGCAGTTCCCCGACCTTGAGGAGCTCCACACCATCATGGAGCGCACCACCCAGGTGGAAAAACCTCAGGTCACGCCGGTGCTCGACAAGGCGCGCCTCCTGGAGATGAAACGCTTCGCGCGGGAGGTCCCGGTGGCGCGCCACGTCCAGGACTACGCGCTGCGCATCCTTCAGGGCACGCACCCGGAGCACCCCGGCGCCCCGGCCATCACGCGCCAGTACGTGCGCTTTGGCTCCTCGCCACGCGGCGCCCAGGCGATCATGACCACCGCCCGAGTGCGAGCGCTGATCGACGGGCGCTTTAACGTCAGCTGTGAAGACGTGCGCCAGAGCGCTCGCAACGCGCTCCGTCACCGCGTCATCCTGAACTTCGAGGGCGAGGCCGAAGGCATCGCCGCCGACACCATCGTCGAGCAGATCATTGAGGCGACCCCCGAGGCGAGCTGA
- a CDS encoding DUF58 domain-containing protein produces MARSTAQPPADARFDDEFLKKLDYLYIVSRKMAATGQRAKRQKKIVGSGLDFADYRTYTPGDDVKGLDWRVYSRTERLFLKLYEEEEDLHIYFLVDASASMHLGSPNKWNYARQVAAALAYIGLSNLDRVSIIPFSSRVQGRLPPGRGKAQIFKIFDFLDSVEPGQQTSLRDAFKTFVSQNKRRGLAVVISDFYDPAGIEEGLNALRYHRFEPMVIQLFDQRELDLAFHGEVQIVDCESAETRDITVTPALLAAYRQVFEAFCAELEGYCKSRQILYFRAPIQQSFDELILRVFRAGGFLK; encoded by the coding sequence GTGGCCAGGTCCACCGCACAACCACCCGCCGACGCGCGCTTTGACGATGAGTTTCTCAAAAAACTCGACTACCTCTACATCGTCTCCCGCAAGATGGCCGCCACCGGCCAGCGCGCCAAACGCCAGAAAAAGATCGTGGGCTCGGGCCTGGATTTTGCCGACTACCGCACCTACACCCCGGGCGATGACGTCAAAGGCCTGGACTGGCGCGTCTACAGTCGCACCGAGCGCCTCTTCCTCAAGCTCTACGAGGAAGAGGAAGACCTCCACATCTACTTTTTGGTTGATGCCAGCGCCTCAATGCACCTGGGCTCCCCCAACAAGTGGAACTACGCCCGGCAGGTGGCCGCGGCGCTGGCCTACATCGGACTGAGCAACCTGGACCGGGTCAGCATCATCCCCTTCTCCTCCCGGGTTCAGGGGCGACTGCCCCCGGGGCGAGGCAAAGCGCAGATCTTCAAAATCTTCGACTTCCTCGACAGCGTGGAGCCCGGCCAGCAGACCTCGCTGCGCGACGCCTTTAAGACCTTCGTCTCGCAGAATAAACGTCGCGGTCTGGCCGTGGTCATCTCCGACTTCTACGATCCGGCCGGCATTGAAGAGGGCCTCAACGCCCTGCGCTACCATCGCTTTGAGCCCATGGTCATTCAGCTCTTTGATCAACGCGAACTCGACCTGGCGTTTCACGGCGAAGTGCAAATCGTGGACTGCGAATCCGCAGAGACCCGCGACATCACCGTCACCCCGGCCCTGCTGGCGGCCTACCGCCAGGTCTTCGAAGCGTTCTGCGCCGAACTTGAAGGCTACTGTAAGAGCCGACAGATATTGTACTTTCGCGCGCCCATCCAGCAGAGCTTCGATGAGCTGATTCTGCGGGTGTTCCGGGCCGGGGGATTTTTGAAATGA
- a CDS encoding vWA domain-containing protein, whose product MQLTGLPIESVLGVAGFVAVFITALYLLRLRKRRVQVPYSALWSRVLTEKKRQTDWWRRFKRLLSWLFYMIIAGLIAFAALGPRSADEVVEGRHLLIMLDTSASMGATDVTGGVNRFELARQEALALLENVGGDDRVMVALFNNRVQPLGPFVRETQPLEAALRAASISANATDFPQALSFARDSLRERGQAELIFLSDGAGLQDSALDTLAIGDKVRVRHIVYGERSDNLAITGFNARRYPSNRLDHEVFVEITSTFERPIQARLELLTEGRIIETLPMELAPQEVHRQFYPGQAFAGEELEARVRVTTADADDAFPLDDRAYAVLPPARTLEVQVVSTGNLFLEGPLLLNTHINVTRVHPDRYDPERAFDVTFFDNVAPEMPVSGDLVFFNPPAGASPFEIRGVDDEPILTDISKSHPLMRWINLQDLNIARTSTFRRESGDTAVASAFGQAVIVERTTETRRMLAVGFDLRESDFPLRVAFPIFILNIVDYFAQDDVDLMYAFETGRTVSLPVPRDASQARVTSPDGRTTDAALHQGQAMFYTDQPGFYTVTAGDEAPIAVAANLASPAESRIAPAELELTDAQVARTTEGLIFERRDIWIWLVLLAMGLLFLEWLTYNRRWTE is encoded by the coding sequence ATGCAACTAACCGGCCTACCCATAGAAAGCGTGCTGGGCGTGGCCGGGTTTGTCGCGGTGTTCATCACCGCGCTCTACCTGCTCCGCCTGCGCAAACGCCGGGTGCAGGTGCCCTACTCCGCGCTCTGGAGCCGGGTGCTCACCGAGAAAAAACGCCAGACCGACTGGTGGCGTCGCTTCAAGCGCCTGCTCTCCTGGCTCTTCTACATGATCATTGCCGGGCTCATTGCCTTTGCCGCACTGGGACCGCGCTCCGCAGACGAAGTCGTGGAAGGCCGTCACCTGCTGATCATGCTCGACACCTCGGCGAGCATGGGCGCCACCGATGTCACCGGCGGGGTAAACCGCTTTGAGCTCGCCAGACAGGAGGCGCTGGCGCTTCTGGAAAACGTCGGCGGCGACGATCGGGTCATGGTCGCGCTCTTCAACAACCGGGTGCAGCCCCTGGGGCCCTTTGTTCGCGAGACTCAGCCCCTGGAAGCCGCGCTTCGCGCGGCCTCCATCAGCGCCAACGCCACCGATTTTCCGCAGGCTCTGAGCTTTGCCCGCGACAGCCTGCGGGAGCGTGGGCAGGCCGAACTCATTTTCCTCAGCGATGGCGCTGGTCTTCAGGATAGCGCGCTGGACACGCTCGCCATCGGAGACAAGGTGCGAGTACGCCACATCGTCTACGGGGAGCGCTCCGACAACCTGGCGATCACCGGCTTCAACGCCCGCCGCTATCCCTCGAACCGCCTCGATCACGAGGTCTTTGTCGAGATCACCAGCACCTTTGAGCGGCCGATTCAGGCTCGCCTGGAGCTGCTGACCGAGGGACGCATCATTGAGACGCTCCCCATGGAGCTGGCCCCGCAGGAGGTGCACCGGCAGTTCTACCCGGGGCAGGCCTTTGCCGGCGAAGAACTCGAAGCCCGGGTGCGCGTGACCACGGCCGACGCCGACGATGCCTTCCCCCTCGATGATCGCGCGTACGCGGTGTTGCCGCCGGCGCGCACCCTGGAGGTGCAGGTAGTGTCCACGGGCAACCTCTTTTTGGAAGGCCCGCTCCTGCTCAACACCCATATCAACGTCACCCGGGTGCACCCCGATCGCTACGATCCGGAGCGCGCGTTCGATGTCACCTTTTTCGACAACGTCGCCCCCGAAATGCCGGTCTCCGGCGATCTGGTGTTCTTCAACCCACCGGCCGGCGCTTCGCCCTTTGAGATTCGAGGGGTCGACGACGAACCCATCCTCACCGATATCTCCAAGAGTCACCCCCTGATGCGCTGGATCAACCTCCAGGATCTCAACATCGCCCGCACCTCGACCTTCCGCCGCGAGTCCGGCGACACGGCGGTGGCCAGCGCCTTTGGGCAGGCCGTGATTGTGGAGCGCACCACCGAGACGCGGCGCATGCTGGCGGTGGGCTTTGATCTGCGCGAGAGCGACTTCCCGCTGCGGGTGGCCTTCCCGATCTTTATCCTCAACATCGTCGACTACTTTGCTCAGGACGACGTCGACCTGATGTACGCCTTTGAAACGGGACGCACCGTCAGCCTTCCCGTCCCCCGGGACGCATCTCAGGCACGCGTGACCTCACCGGATGGGCGCACCACCGACGCGGCGCTGCACCAGGGCCAGGCTATGTTTTATACCGACCAGCCCGGCTTCTACACCGTCACCGCGGGAGACGAAGCGCCCATCGCGGTGGCCGCCAACCTCGCCAGTCCGGCCGAGAGCCGCATCGCCCCGGCCGAGCTTGAGCTCACCGACGCTCAGGTAGCGCGCACCACCGAGGGGCTGATCTTTGAGCGCCGCGACATCTGGATCTGGCTGGTACTTCTGGCGATGGGACTCCTCTTCCTGGAGTGGCTGACTTACAACCGCAGGTGGACTGAATGA